The following are encoded together in the Bacteroidales bacterium genome:
- a CDS encoding TatD family hydrolase: MFTDSHTHLYLDAFDADREEMIQRALDARVNRMLLPNIDSRSIDPLFALAEKYPSHCFPMMGLHPTSVKENYREELALVKTGLQRPGIIAIGETGIDLYWDHTFLKEQEEVFAAQIEWAMELDLPLVIHARDSFQEIFRILHREGGPGLRGVFHSFTGGMNELEQALSFNFLIGINGILTFKNSSLGQVVRAIPLDRLLLETDSPFLAPAPYRGKRNESSYLLRTAEKAAEIYNLTLEELARITTSNAEQLFRLNPRHER, from the coding sequence ATGTTTACCGACTCACATACCCACCTCTATCTGGATGCCTTTGATGCCGACAGGGAGGAGATGATACAGAGAGCGCTGGATGCACGGGTAAACCGTATGCTGCTGCCCAATATTGACAGCCGGTCCATAGACCCCTTGTTCGCCCTGGCGGAAAAATACCCCAGCCACTGCTTCCCAATGATGGGACTGCATCCCACCTCGGTTAAAGAGAATTACCGGGAGGAGCTGGCACTGGTGAAAACAGGACTGCAAAGGCCGGGGATCATTGCCATTGGCGAAACCGGAATAGACCTTTACTGGGATCATACTTTCCTGAAAGAACAGGAGGAGGTTTTTGCCGCACAAATTGAATGGGCCATGGAGCTGGATCTGCCCCTGGTGATCCATGCGCGGGACTCGTTTCAGGAGATATTCCGGATCCTCCACAGGGAAGGAGGCCCCGGACTCCGAGGCGTGTTTCACAGCTTTACAGGCGGAATGAATGAACTGGAACAGGCTCTTTCCTTCAACTTTTTGATCGGGATCAATGGCATCCTCACCTTTAAAAATTCCAGCCTGGGCCAGGTGGTCAGGGCAATCCCCCTGGACAGGCTCCTGCTGGAGACCGACTCCCCGTTCCTGGCACCCGCTCCCTACAGGGGAAAAAGAAATGAGAGCAGTTACCTCTTACGAACTGCTGAAAAAGCGGCAGAAATTTATAACTTGACCCTGGAAGAGCTTGCCAGGATCACCACTTCAAACGCGGAACAATTGTTTCGACTAAACCCCCGGCATGAACGCTGA